A single window of Streptomyces sudanensis DNA harbors:
- a CDS encoding ArsA family ATPase produces MTAAGAAAAPGTAAGPRVLEIDALLDDPATRIVVCCGAGGVGKTTTAAALGLRAAERGRRVVVLTIDPARRLAQSMGIEELDNTPRRVPGVKGGSGGELHAMMLDMKRTFDEIVEAHTDPERARAILANPFYQSLSAGFAGTQEYMAMEKLGQLRARDDWDLIVVDTPPSRSALDFLDAPKRLGSFLDGRLIRVLTAPAKAGGRAGMRFLNAGLSVMTGTLGKLLGGQLLRDVQTFVTAMDTMFGGFRTRADATYRLLQAPGTAFLVVAAPERDALREAAYFVERLAAEGMPLEGLVLNRVHGGAAVGLSAERALAAAEELDPAHAGGRLPVGDPAGAPSGTPAPGPADEVPAGDAELTAGLLRLHAERMRVADRERRTCDRFTALHPEVPVAEVPALAVDVHDLTTLRAVGTHLAAPPRDR; encoded by the coding sequence ATGACGGCCGCCGGAGCGGCGGCGGCACCGGGCACGGCCGCCGGGCCGCGCGTCCTGGAGATCGACGCCCTGCTGGACGACCCCGCGACCCGGATCGTCGTGTGCTGCGGCGCGGGCGGGGTGGGCAAGACGACGACGGCCGCGGCACTGGGCCTGCGGGCGGCGGAGCGCGGCCGGCGGGTGGTCGTGCTGACGATCGACCCGGCGCGCCGGCTGGCCCAGTCGATGGGCATCGAGGAGCTGGACAACACCCCGCGCCGGGTGCCGGGCGTCAAAGGGGGCTCCGGCGGTGAGCTGCACGCCATGATGCTGGACATGAAGCGCACGTTCGACGAGATCGTCGAGGCGCACACGGACCCGGAGCGGGCCCGCGCGATCCTGGCGAACCCCTTCTACCAGTCGCTGTCGGCCGGTTTCGCGGGCACCCAGGAGTACATGGCGATGGAGAAGCTGGGGCAGTTGCGGGCCCGCGACGACTGGGACCTGATCGTCGTGGACACGCCGCCGTCCCGGTCGGCGCTGGACTTCCTGGACGCGCCGAAGCGGCTGGGGTCCTTCCTGGACGGCCGGCTCATCCGGGTGCTGACGGCGCCGGCGAAGGCGGGCGGCCGGGCGGGGATGAGGTTCCTGAACGCCGGTCTGTCGGTGATGACGGGCACCCTGGGGAAGCTGCTGGGCGGTCAGCTGCTGCGGGACGTCCAGACGTTCGTGACGGCGATGGACACGATGTTCGGCGGTTTCCGCACCCGGGCGGACGCCACGTACCGGCTCCTGCAGGCGCCCGGCACGGCGTTCCTGGTGGTGGCCGCGCCGGAGCGGGACGCGCTGCGGGAGGCGGCGTACTTCGTGGAGCGGCTGGCCGCGGAGGGCATGCCCCTGGAGGGCCTGGTGCTCAACCGGGTGCACGGCGGTGCCGCCGTCGGACTGTCCGCCGAACGGGCGCTCGCCGCGGCGGAGGAACTCGACCCGGCCCACGCGGGCGGGCGGCTTCCCGTCGGCGATCCGGCGGGCGCTCCCTCCGGGACCCCCGCGCCCGGACCGGCGGACGAGGTCCCGGCCGGTGACGCGGAGCTGACGGCGGGTCTGCTGCGGCTCCACGCGGAGCGGATGCGGGTGGCGGACCGGGAGCGGCGCACGTGCGACCGCTTCACCGCGCTCCACCCGGAGGTGCCGGTGGCCGAGGTCCCCGCGCTCGCCGTCGACGTCCACGACCTGACCACGCTGCGCGCCGTCGGCACGCACCTGGCGGCTCCCCCGCGGGACCGCTGA
- a CDS encoding transglycosylase domain-containing protein, whose amino-acid sequence MPKNRSGGGLTATQQAAKFLGVSVLSGVVLAGLAMPAAGALGLAAKGTVQGFDEIPASMKRPPLSQRTRILDAEGGLIATVYYRDRTVVPLKDISPYMQKAIVAIEDSRFYEHGAVDLKGVLRAMNRNAQEGGVAQGASTLTQQYVKNVFVEAAGDDRDKFAQATQQTLGRKIQELKYAIQVEKELGKKTILENYLNITFFGQQAYGIEAASQRYFSKRAKDLTLGEAAMLAGLVQSPSRYDPVNDVEEATNRRNVVLQRMATVGDISQAEADRAKAEPIGLKVTQPKNGCITARDGAGFFCDYVREVFLSDRVFGETREERAKIWNRGGLTIRTTLDPQAQKAAQNSLKDHVYQGDKVAAAITMVQPGTGRILAMGQSKPYGFGKNETQINYSVNRGMGGSNFGFPTGSTFKPFVAAAAIEQGKPASQVYPSPYKMPYPDTVQSCSGTPWRNVENDTVENENESEVGPYALREAMEKSVNTYFVQMLGEIGMCPVVRMTDKLGVVMGDDKKLPEKPSALTLGSQGMSPLTMATAYAAFANRGTYCTPTAIESISTSEGRSLKVPRSTCERAMTERTADTINKLLRGVVDSGTGQEAGLQSRANAGKTGTTDSRRNAWFVGYTPNLSGAVWVGSPTQQVKMESITIGGRYHDKVFGGKVPGPIWKDAMTGALEGHPAPAFNDVPIPEAPKPQPPAPTPDPGGGDKPGGNQPFPGFSFPSDLLGGTQTGGGGNGNGGHGGNGNGNGGRDR is encoded by the coding sequence ATGCCAAAGAACCGCTCGGGCGGGGGTCTCACCGCGACCCAGCAGGCCGCCAAGTTCCTCGGTGTCAGCGTGCTCTCCGGAGTCGTCCTCGCCGGCCTCGCGATGCCCGCGGCGGGAGCCCTGGGCCTCGCGGCGAAGGGCACGGTCCAGGGGTTCGACGAGATCCCCGCCAGCATGAAGAGGCCGCCGCTGAGCCAACGCACCCGGATCCTGGACGCCGAAGGCGGTCTGATCGCGACGGTCTACTACCGCGACCGCACGGTGGTCCCGCTCAAGGACATCTCGCCGTACATGCAGAAGGCGATCGTCGCGATCGAGGACTCGCGCTTCTACGAGCACGGCGCCGTCGACCTCAAGGGCGTCCTGCGCGCGATGAACCGCAACGCCCAGGAGGGCGGGGTCGCCCAGGGCGCCTCGACACTGACGCAGCAGTACGTGAAGAACGTCTTCGTCGAGGCGGCCGGCGACGACCGCGACAAGTTCGCGCAGGCCACCCAGCAGACCCTCGGCCGCAAGATCCAGGAGCTGAAGTACGCGATCCAGGTCGAGAAGGAGCTCGGAAAGAAGACGATCCTCGAGAACTACCTCAACATCACGTTCTTCGGCCAGCAGGCGTACGGCATCGAGGCGGCCTCGCAGCGGTACTTCTCCAAGCGCGCCAAGGACCTGACCCTCGGCGAGGCCGCGATGCTCGCCGGCCTCGTCCAGTCCCCCAGCCGGTACGACCCGGTGAACGACGTCGAGGAGGCCACCAACCGCCGCAACGTCGTCCTCCAGCGGATGGCCACCGTCGGCGACATCAGCCAGGCCGAGGCGGACCGGGCCAAGGCGGAGCCGATCGGGCTGAAGGTCACGCAGCCGAAGAACGGCTGCATCACCGCGCGCGACGGCGCCGGCTTCTTCTGCGACTACGTGCGCGAGGTCTTCCTCTCCGACCGCGTCTTCGGCGAGACCCGCGAGGAGCGCGCCAAGATCTGGAACCGCGGCGGCCTGACCATCCGGACCACGCTCGACCCGCAGGCGCAGAAGGCCGCCCAGAACTCGCTCAAGGACCACGTCTACCAGGGCGACAAGGTCGCCGCGGCGATCACCATGGTCCAGCCCGGCACGGGCCGGATCCTCGCGATGGGCCAGTCCAAGCCGTACGGCTTCGGCAAGAACGAGACGCAGATAAACTACTCGGTCAACCGGGGCATGGGCGGCTCGAACTTCGGCTTCCCGACCGGCTCGACCTTCAAGCCGTTCGTCGCCGCGGCCGCCATCGAGCAGGGCAAGCCGGCGTCCCAGGTCTACCCCTCGCCGTACAAGATGCCGTACCCCGACACGGTCCAGTCGTGCAGCGGCACGCCCTGGCGGAACGTGGAGAACGACACGGTCGAGAACGAGAACGAGTCGGAGGTCGGCCCGTACGCGCTCAGGGAGGCCATGGAGAAGTCGGTCAACACCTACTTCGTGCAGATGCTCGGCGAGATCGGCATGTGCCCGGTCGTCAGGATGACCGACAAGCTCGGCGTGGTCATGGGCGACGACAAGAAGCTGCCCGAGAAGCCGTCCGCGCTCACCCTCGGCTCGCAGGGCATGTCGCCGCTGACCATGGCCACCGCGTACGCGGCGTTCGCCAACCGCGGCACGTACTGCACGCCGACCGCCATCGAGTCGATCAGCACGAGCGAGGGCCGCAGCCTGAAGGTGCCGCGGTCGACGTGCGAGCGGGCGATGACGGAGCGGACCGCGGACACGATCAACAAGCTGCTGCGCGGCGTGGTCGACTCCGGTACGGGCCAGGAGGCCGGCCTCCAATCCCGTGCCAACGCCGGCAAGACGGGCACCACGGACAGCCGCCGCAACGCCTGGTTCGTCGGCTACACGCCGAACCTGTCCGGTGCCGTCTGGGTGGGCAGCCCCACCCAGCAGGTCAAGATGGAGTCCATCACCATCGGCGGCCGGTACCACGACAAGGTCTTCGGCGGGAAGGTCCCCGGACCCATCTGGAAGGACGCCATGACGGGCGCCCTGGAGGGCCACCCCGCCCCGGCCTTCAACGACGTCCCGATCCCGGAGGCCCCCAAGCCGCAGCCCCCGGCCCCGACCCCGGACCCGGGCGGCGGCGACAAGCCGGGCGGCAACCAGCCGTTCCCCGGGTTCTCCTTCCCGTCCGACCTCCTCGGCGGCACCCAGACCGGCGGCGGGGGGAACGGCAACGGCGGTCACGGAGGCAACGGCAACGGCAACGGCGGCCGGGACCGGTAG
- a CDS encoding toll/interleukin-1 receptor domain-containing protein yields MIDVFVSYAPEDDTWVRRLASNLSQRGLRVFFDVWDVLPGDVIVHRVDAAISDAACAIAVFSQASAASPKALEEYAALATAGATRNLRFIPLLIDEATLPPFAANRVWRDFRNVGEQEYEEKIEELCTVILGDTAGGTAKSSDTQLREENLASALPSPARVITEPDQCAFVICYAPADAAYGLELAGQLRTAGLSVWSAADLRPGDSQFWTIRQQLAFATAVIVLMSPHSQDSDDITRMILEATLHQRPFFPILLEGKRNYHLAHTWYVDARDGRLLNPAEIDLLRELDATRRAGRPAAPSPVLPAPLTRPTVGTVRVPPDVSLERLDSYLAEGELAHADIHTTAVVLEAANRLDEGWAGARHVHGIPASVLAGIDAIWADHTHGRQGFRAQAELSSVRRARHSDFLALSVACGWRGSADGAVPQSYREFTNLAGPGPRNGFYPSLRNPQNELFLDWYDQWAATVLAVHLHAGKRVAGE; encoded by the coding sequence TTGATCGATGTCTTCGTGTCCTACGCTCCCGAGGACGACACCTGGGTGAGAAGGCTGGCGAGCAACCTCTCCCAGCGCGGCCTGAGGGTCTTCTTCGACGTGTGGGACGTGCTCCCCGGGGATGTGATCGTGCATCGAGTCGATGCGGCGATCAGCGACGCGGCATGCGCCATCGCGGTATTCAGCCAAGCTTCGGCGGCATCGCCGAAGGCTCTCGAGGAGTACGCAGCCCTGGCCACGGCCGGAGCAACGCGTAATCTGCGGTTCATTCCCCTGCTGATCGACGAGGCCACCCTTCCCCCCTTTGCCGCCAACCGGGTCTGGCGCGACTTCAGGAATGTGGGAGAGCAAGAGTACGAGGAAAAAATCGAAGAACTGTGCACAGTGATTCTCGGCGACACTGCGGGAGGGACTGCGAAAAGCTCGGACACGCAGTTGCGTGAGGAGAACCTCGCGTCGGCACTTCCGTCACCGGCCCGCGTCATCACCGAGCCGGACCAGTGCGCTTTTGTGATCTGCTACGCACCGGCCGACGCAGCGTACGGCCTGGAACTGGCGGGCCAGTTGAGAACGGCCGGGCTGTCCGTCTGGTCAGCCGCGGACCTGAGGCCGGGGGATTCCCAATTCTGGACCATTCGGCAGCAGCTTGCTTTTGCCACAGCCGTCATCGTGCTGATGTCACCCCACTCCCAGGATTCCGACGACATCACCCGCATGATTCTTGAGGCAACGCTGCACCAGCGCCCCTTCTTCCCGATCCTGCTGGAAGGGAAACGCAATTACCACCTGGCACACACCTGGTATGTCGACGCACGGGACGGCCGACTGCTGAACCCGGCTGAAATCGACCTCCTACGGGAGCTCGACGCCACACGGAGGGCCGGTCGGCCGGCCGCGCCGTCCCCGGTGCTCCCGGCGCCGCTCACCCGACCGACGGTGGGGACGGTGCGGGTGCCACCTGATGTCTCCCTCGAACGTCTGGACTCCTACCTGGCCGAGGGGGAGTTGGCGCACGCGGATATCCATACCACCGCCGTCGTCCTGGAGGCGGCGAACCGGTTGGACGAAGGCTGGGCGGGTGCCCGGCATGTACACGGAATCCCCGCCTCAGTACTGGCGGGCATCGACGCGATATGGGCAGACCATACGCACGGGAGGCAGGGTTTCCGCGCGCAGGCAGAGCTTTCCTCGGTGCGCCGTGCACGGCACTCGGATTTCCTCGCGCTCTCGGTGGCCTGCGGATGGCGGGGCTCCGCCGACGGCGCCGTGCCGCAGAGCTACCGCGAGTTCACGAACCTGGCGGGGCCCGGTCCCCGCAACGGGTTCTACCCCAGCCTGCGCAATCCGCAGAACGAACTCTTCCTCGACTGGTACGACCAGTGGGCCGCTACGGTCCTGGCTGTCCATCTGCATGCCGGAAAGAGGGTGGCCGGCGAATGA
- a CDS encoding toll/interleukin-1 receptor domain-containing protein — MGLEWWELGLGAVAAGAALVSTGIEVRDRLRRRRPPAPTSLAAEPGEAYDVFISYAEADSESAEALASRLRAEGLRVFLAEWIGPGLVESLEKEEALRASANGLLIFSSATMNDAAIRDEYAALLQRVHSGGRRFIPVLMEDVDLPPFARIRRPVDLRASGGRRFDEGLATLVRAVRSGSDAA, encoded by the coding sequence ATGGGGCTGGAATGGTGGGAGCTCGGCCTGGGTGCCGTCGCTGCGGGAGCCGCGCTCGTCTCGACCGGCATCGAGGTCCGCGACCGACTGCGCCGCAGACGGCCTCCCGCGCCCACCTCGCTCGCCGCGGAACCGGGCGAAGCTTATGACGTATTTATCTCTTACGCGGAAGCGGACAGCGAATCGGCAGAAGCGTTGGCCTCCCGGTTACGGGCCGAAGGGCTGCGCGTTTTCCTGGCCGAATGGATCGGCCCCGGCCTCGTGGAAAGCCTGGAAAAAGAAGAGGCTCTGCGCGCCTCGGCCAACGGCCTCCTGATCTTCAGCAGCGCGACCATGAACGACGCCGCGATCCGCGACGAGTACGCGGCCCTGCTCCAGCGTGTGCACTCGGGCGGACGGCGGTTCATCCCCGTACTGATGGAAGACGTGGACCTGCCGCCTTTCGCCCGCATCCGAAGACCGGTAGATCTGCGGGCCTCGGGCGGGAGGCGGTTCGACGAGGGCCTCGCCACCCTGGTACGCGCCGTACGGTCGGGGAGTGATGCCGCTTGA
- a CDS encoding metallophosphoesterase, which yields MRARYGVPLGITALGAAGLAYAAGFEARSFRLRRVAVPVLPRGTRPLRVLQVSDIHMVSGQRKKQRWLQSLAGLRPDLVVNTGDNLSDPEGVPELLDALGPLLDFPGVYVFGSNDYYGPKLRNPARYLFEKLQGRHGLNGNPPAVGVVHNPWEEMRDAFDAAGWLDLTNARGRLKLEGLELAFTGLDDPHIKRDRYEKVAGGPEADADLSVGVVHAPYLRSLDAFTADGYPLVLAGHTHGGQLCVPFYGALVTNCDLDTDRARGLSTHRAGGHTAYLHVSAGCGTNRYTPVRFACPPEATLLTLTPRA from the coding sequence ATGCGCGCGCGATACGGAGTACCCCTCGGCATCACTGCACTGGGCGCGGCCGGCCTGGCCTACGCCGCCGGTTTCGAGGCCCGCTCGTTCCGGCTCCGCCGGGTGGCCGTCCCGGTCCTGCCGCGCGGCACGCGCCCCCTGCGGGTGCTCCAGGTCTCCGACATCCACATGGTGAGCGGGCAGCGCAAGAAGCAGCGCTGGCTGCAGTCGCTGGCGGGCCTGCGCCCCGACCTCGTCGTGAACACCGGCGACAACCTCTCCGACCCGGAGGGCGTGCCGGAGCTGCTGGACGCGCTGGGTCCGCTGCTCGACTTCCCCGGCGTGTACGTCTTCGGCTCCAACGACTACTACGGCCCCAAGCTCCGCAACCCGGCCCGCTACCTGTTCGAGAAGCTCCAGGGCCGCCACGGCCTCAACGGCAACCCGCCGGCCGTCGGCGTCGTCCACAACCCGTGGGAGGAGATGCGCGACGCCTTCGACGCGGCGGGCTGGCTGGACCTCACCAACGCGCGCGGCCGCCTCAAGCTGGAGGGCCTGGAGCTGGCGTTCACGGGCCTCGACGACCCGCACATCAAGCGGGACCGGTACGAGAAGGTCGCGGGCGGCCCGGAAGCGGACGCCGACCTCTCGGTGGGCGTCGTCCACGCCCCGTACCTGCGCTCCCTGGACGCCTTCACCGCCGACGGCTACCCGCTGGTCCTCGCCGGCCACACCCACGGCGGCCAGCTGTGCGTCCCCTTCTACGGCGCCCTGGTCACCAACTGCGACCTGGACACCGACCGCGCCAGGGGCCTCTCCACCCACCGCGCGGGCGGCCACACCGCGTACCTGCACGTCTCCGCGGGCTGCGGCACCAACCGCTACACCCCGGTCCGCTTCGCCTGCCCCCCGGAGGCCACCCTCCTCACCCTGACCCCCCGCGCCTGA
- a CDS encoding DUF488 family protein: MAARPSENSFDHASRAGALARRIRSLREERGWSVERLAREAGVGPSTLRRLESGGAIQPSFFTVGDVAEALDVSLEELFRQAKPTPGLWSAGYEGRDIDSFVSSLLDCDIQVVADVRLTPISRKPGFSKKRLGQALAEAGIEYTHLRALGNPKENRAPFWDGRVGVGRARFRGVLRSDEAQSDLDRLAEHAARSRVAVLCFEKDEERCHRKVVLDTVRERAAVDVRPLA; the protein is encoded by the coding sequence ATGGCCGCTCGCCCCTCCGAGAACAGCTTCGACCACGCCTCACGGGCCGGAGCGCTCGCACGGCGGATCCGGTCCCTGCGCGAGGAGCGCGGATGGTCGGTGGAGCGTCTCGCCAGGGAGGCGGGAGTCGGCCCGAGCACCCTGAGGCGCCTGGAGAGCGGGGGAGCGATCCAGCCGAGTTTCTTCACGGTCGGCGACGTCGCGGAAGCCCTGGACGTATCGCTGGAGGAACTCTTCCGACAGGCGAAGCCGACGCCCGGGCTCTGGTCCGCGGGGTACGAGGGGCGCGACATCGACTCGTTCGTCTCCTCCCTCCTGGACTGCGACATCCAGGTGGTTGCCGACGTCCGGCTCACGCCGATCAGCCGCAAGCCGGGCTTCAGCAAGAAGCGTCTGGGGCAGGCGCTCGCCGAGGCCGGCATCGAGTACACCCACCTGCGTGCGCTGGGAAACCCGAAGGAGAACCGGGCCCCCTTCTGGGACGGCCGGGTCGGCGTGGGGCGCGCCCGGTTCCGCGGCGTGCTGCGCTCGGATGAAGCGCAGTCCGACCTCGATCGCCTGGCCGAGCACGCCGCACGGTCCCGCGTCGCCGTGCTGTGCTTCGAGAAGGACGAGGAGCGCTGCCACCGCAAGGTCGTCCTGGACACGGTCCGCGAACGGGCCGCGGTGGACGTGCGGCCGCTGGCCTGA
- a CDS encoding GatB/YqeY domain-containing protein: MTTLKSTLQEDLTEAIRARDELRSSTLRLTLTAITKEEVAGEQSRELSDDEVLKVIAREAKKRREAAEAFDRGGRAEQAERERAEGEVLDAYLPKQLSDDELHAVVARAVEEAKAGGAEGLRAMGAVMKIVNPQVAGRAEGGRVAAVVKRLLAG, translated from the coding sequence ATGACCACGCTCAAGTCCACGTTGCAGGAAGACCTCACGGAGGCGATCAGGGCGCGCGACGAGCTCCGCTCCTCCACGCTTCGGCTGACCCTCACCGCGATCACGAAGGAGGAGGTGGCGGGCGAGCAGTCCCGCGAGCTCTCCGACGACGAGGTGCTCAAGGTGATCGCCCGGGAGGCGAAGAAGCGCCGTGAGGCGGCCGAGGCGTTCGACCGGGGCGGTCGCGCCGAGCAGGCGGAGCGGGAGCGGGCCGAGGGGGAGGTCCTCGACGCGTACCTGCCGAAGCAGCTGTCGGACGACGAGCTCCACGCGGTCGTGGCGCGGGCCGTCGAGGAGGCGAAGGCGGGCGGGGCCGAGGGGCTGCGTGCGATGGGCGCCGTGATGAAGATCGTGAATCCGCAGGTGGCCGGGCGTGCCGAGGGCGGTCGCGTCGCCGCCGTCGTCAAGCGGCTCCTGGCGGGTTAG
- a CDS encoding SPFH domain-containing protein — protein MNLAIFLIGAITAEILASPLIWMLVLLFGAVMLVGRIARKERERGKQGKNRRNSPLMELVLLGVLVPLIFEVAFRVGLLSISLVIVFALAVLVALKGFRTVPADHVGIVYRAHGSSHPKFPNVTPHNTRGVLARTLRPGQRCWLFPLLYHVKYVPRVRVEENNIGLVTAKEGKVRPAGRSLAARVECDNFQDGEAFLLNGGEQGRQVDTLANGQTYCINTELFEVEQVHRVYIPQGTIGLVNARAGGIRPPDRLFGPHVECDNFQDGISFLAGGGQQGVQLAILQGGAYYNINPAVFDVATSWNVGGRKGELGPHHLKEISIPPGYTGVVITLDGAEPESPDRPAPRVPGHQGFRLPWVFLQNGGQRGVQEETLREGTVCALNPYFVRVVLIPTRVLILEWNDKSPAERLNYDAHLGRIAVTVQGHRLFVDMSQTLRIPPESAPLLVSKNGGSQTTGIGGLDWNPLPVQRFVERVLGAIVVSYFNEIAAAATVKEFLEAYAETRTDLASQVRNALQAWGVEAQNTTLGEFMAEDPKLNEVLKRPAHEQMRSELLDLELANAEREDAIDVVKVRAESRRVALELKNRIEVLGPENVMVLEMLRELTKAPVPQFIGGGDLSAYLATQPVARLEELLEKMRSLQEKTALESGQQSSLTEGATRGEIQADARNIQGDIQ, from the coding sequence ATGAACCTGGCCATTTTCCTGATCGGCGCCATTACTGCCGAAATTCTTGCTTCTCCTCTCATCTGGATGCTCGTCCTCCTGTTCGGCGCCGTCATGCTCGTCGGCCGCATCGCACGCAAGGAGCGTGAACGCGGAAAGCAAGGAAAGAACCGGCGGAATAGCCCCCTGATGGAGCTCGTTTTACTGGGAGTACTGGTCCCCCTAATCTTTGAGGTGGCATTCCGAGTGGGACTCCTGTCGATTTCTCTCGTCATCGTCTTCGCGCTTGCCGTGCTCGTCGCCTTGAAGGGTTTCCGTACCGTCCCCGCCGACCATGTCGGCATCGTGTATCGGGCTCACGGCAGCAGTCATCCGAAATTTCCCAACGTCACGCCGCACAACACACGGGGAGTGCTGGCCCGTACGCTGCGCCCAGGTCAGCGCTGCTGGCTGTTCCCCCTGCTCTACCACGTCAAGTACGTGCCCCGAGTACGAGTGGAAGAGAACAACATCGGGCTGGTCACGGCCAAGGAGGGAAAGGTGCGGCCGGCGGGCCGCTCCCTGGCCGCGCGCGTGGAGTGTGACAACTTCCAGGACGGCGAGGCCTTCCTGCTGAACGGAGGCGAGCAGGGCAGGCAGGTGGACACGCTCGCCAACGGCCAGACCTACTGCATCAACACCGAGCTCTTCGAAGTCGAACAAGTCCATCGCGTGTACATCCCCCAGGGCACGATCGGCCTGGTGAACGCGAGAGCGGGCGGAATCCGGCCACCCGACCGCCTCTTCGGTCCGCATGTCGAATGCGACAACTTCCAGGACGGTATCTCTTTTCTCGCCGGCGGCGGCCAGCAGGGCGTGCAGTTGGCCATCCTCCAAGGAGGGGCCTATTACAATATCAATCCGGCGGTGTTCGACGTCGCCACCAGCTGGAACGTCGGAGGGCGGAAGGGGGAGCTGGGCCCCCACCACCTCAAGGAGATCTCCATTCCACCCGGTTACACCGGAGTGGTGATCACACTCGACGGCGCGGAACCGGAGTCGCCCGACCGGCCGGCGCCGCGCGTTCCCGGCCATCAGGGATTTCGGCTGCCCTGGGTCTTCTTGCAGAACGGCGGGCAGCGGGGCGTCCAGGAGGAGACCCTGCGCGAGGGCACGGTATGCGCGCTCAACCCCTACTTCGTTCGTGTGGTGCTGATTCCGACACGCGTTCTCATCCTTGAGTGGAACGACAAGAGCCCCGCGGAGCGCTTGAACTACGACGCACACCTGGGGCGGATCGCGGTCACCGTCCAGGGCCACCGGCTGTTCGTGGACATGAGTCAGACCCTGCGGATCCCTCCGGAGTCCGCTCCCCTACTCGTCAGCAAGAACGGTGGCAGTCAGACGACGGGCATCGGTGGCCTCGACTGGAACCCGCTGCCTGTCCAGCGATTCGTGGAACGCGTACTGGGCGCCATCGTCGTCTCGTACTTCAACGAAATCGCTGCCGCAGCCACCGTCAAGGAATTTCTGGAAGCGTACGCCGAGACCCGGACCGACCTGGCCTCACAGGTGCGTAACGCGTTGCAGGCATGGGGCGTGGAGGCGCAGAACACCACACTCGGCGAGTTCATGGCTGAGGATCCGAAACTCAATGAAGTCCTGAAGAGGCCCGCTCACGAGCAGATGCGCAGCGAACTGCTCGACCTGGAACTGGCCAACGCGGAGCGCGAGGACGCCATCGACGTGGTGAAGGTGCGGGCCGAGAGCCGCCGCGTGGCGCTGGAACTCAAAAACCGCATCGAGGTACTGGGGCCGGAGAACGTCATGGTGCTGGAAATGCTCAGGGAGCTCACCAAGGCGCCTGTCCCGCAGTTCATCGGAGGTGGCGACCTCTCCGCCTACCTGGCCACGCAGCCAGTCGCCCGACTTGAGGAACTGCTGGAGAAAATGCGGAGCCTGCAGGAGAAAACCGCGCTGGAAAGCGGACAGCAGTCCTCGCTGACCGAGGGGGCCACCCGGGGAGAAATCCAGGCCGACGCCCGGAACATCCAGGGGGACATTCAGTAG
- a CDS encoding WhiB family transcriptional regulator, protein MGWVADWSAQAACRTTDPDELFVQGAAQNRAKAVCTGCPVRTECLADALDNRVEFGVWGGMTERERRALLRRRPTVTSWRRLLETARTEYERGAGILPVALNDDETYETYAAAG, encoded by the coding sequence ATGGGCTGGGTAGCTGACTGGAGTGCGCAGGCGGCCTGCCGCACTACCGATCCGGACGAACTGTTCGTACAAGGAGCGGCGCAGAACAGGGCCAAGGCGGTGTGCACCGGGTGTCCGGTGCGGACCGAGTGCCTGGCCGACGCGCTGGACAACCGCGTCGAGTTCGGCGTGTGGGGCGGCATGACGGAACGCGAACGCCGCGCCCTGCTGCGGAGGCGGCCCACCGTCACCTCCTGGCGCCGCCTCCTGGAGACGGCGCGTACGGAGTACGAGCGCGGCGCGGGCATCCTGCCCGTCGCGCTGAACGACGACGAGACGTACGAGACCTACGCGGCGGCGGGCTGA